In Eriocheir sinensis breed Jianghai 21 chromosome 8, ASM2467909v1, whole genome shotgun sequence, the following proteins share a genomic window:
- the LOC126995718 gene encoding zinc finger C4H2 domain-containing protein-like isoform X1, with the protein MSGGGGMTEDRDRSVYLKLEALKDISTFCCRAKVVAVERLRGRLAQEVEVVQTEEASLAEYRAEMELLLQEKMAHVEELRQIHADINAMESIIKSAEDLRNKSLEHARRLYDEYHPLKQEVSRLAAQQLGHDLNLPNLAAEDDPVPPDFFEKAGVEWSMEHDDLRGGGLSLPSLGAMSAPPSFLSPQAPLPAPLRTTPHKADQRPLPPPPGPPTPSFRQQPPPMKSCLSCHQQIHRNAPICPLCKAKSRSRNPKKPKKKD; encoded by the exons ATGTCAGGCGGCGGCGGCATGACGGAGGACAGGGATAGGAGCGTCTACCTCAAGCTGGAGGCCCTCAAAGACATCAG TACATTTTGTTGCAGGGCCAAGGTGGTGGCTGTGGAGCGGCTGCGGGGGCGGCTGGCACAGGAGGTTGAGGTGGTGCAGACAGAGGAGGCCAGTCTAGCTGAGTATCGTGCAGAGATGGAACTGCTGCTGCAAGAAAAGATGGCCCATGTAGAGGAACTGCGCCAGATTCATGCTGACATTAATGCG ATGGAAAGCATCATCAAGTCAGCAGAAGACCTACGGAACAAGAGTCTTGAACATGCCCGACGCCTCTATGACGAGTATCACCCCCTAAAGCAGGAGGTGAGTCGTCTGGCAGCACAGCAGCTTGGACATGACCTCAATCTGCCCAACCTTGCTGCAGAAGATGACCCAGTCCCACCAGA CTTCTTTGAGAAAGCGGGAGTGGAATGGAGCATGGAACATGATGACCTGCGTGGTGGTGGCCTGAGCCTGCCGTCGCTTGGGGCAATGAGTGCTCCTCCATCATTCCTGTCACCTCAGGCCCCTCTGCCTGCCCCACTCAGAACGACCCCACACAAGGCTGATCAAAGgccgttacctcctcctccaggacCTCCTACCCCATCATTTAG GCAACAGCCACCGCCAATGAAGTCATGTCTCAGTTGTCATCAACAAATTCATCGGAATGCACCAATCTGTCCACTGTGCAAGGCCAAATCTCGCTCCCGTAACCCCAAGAAACCCAAAAAGAAAGATTAA
- the LOC126995718 gene encoding zinc finger C4H2 domain-containing protein-like isoform X2, which yields MSGGGGMTEDRDRSVYLKLEALKDIRAKVVAVERLRGRLAQEVEVVQTEEASLAEYRAEMELLLQEKMAHVEELRQIHADINAMESIIKSAEDLRNKSLEHARRLYDEYHPLKQEVSRLAAQQLGHDLNLPNLAAEDDPVPPDFFEKAGVEWSMEHDDLRGGGLSLPSLGAMSAPPSFLSPQAPLPAPLRTTPHKADQRPLPPPPGPPTPSFRQQPPPMKSCLSCHQQIHRNAPICPLCKAKSRSRNPKKPKKKD from the exons ATGTCAGGCGGCGGCGGCATGACGGAGGACAGGGATAGGAGCGTCTACCTCAAGCTGGAGGCCCTCAAAGACATCAG GGCCAAGGTGGTGGCTGTGGAGCGGCTGCGGGGGCGGCTGGCACAGGAGGTTGAGGTGGTGCAGACAGAGGAGGCCAGTCTAGCTGAGTATCGTGCAGAGATGGAACTGCTGCTGCAAGAAAAGATGGCCCATGTAGAGGAACTGCGCCAGATTCATGCTGACATTAATGCG ATGGAAAGCATCATCAAGTCAGCAGAAGACCTACGGAACAAGAGTCTTGAACATGCCCGACGCCTCTATGACGAGTATCACCCCCTAAAGCAGGAGGTGAGTCGTCTGGCAGCACAGCAGCTTGGACATGACCTCAATCTGCCCAACCTTGCTGCAGAAGATGACCCAGTCCCACCAGA CTTCTTTGAGAAAGCGGGAGTGGAATGGAGCATGGAACATGATGACCTGCGTGGTGGTGGCCTGAGCCTGCCGTCGCTTGGGGCAATGAGTGCTCCTCCATCATTCCTGTCACCTCAGGCCCCTCTGCCTGCCCCACTCAGAACGACCCCACACAAGGCTGATCAAAGgccgttacctcctcctccaggacCTCCTACCCCATCATTTAG GCAACAGCCACCGCCAATGAAGTCATGTCTCAGTTGTCATCAACAAATTCATCGGAATGCACCAATCTGTCCACTGTGCAAGGCCAAATCTCGCTCCCGTAACCCCAAGAAACCCAAAAAGAAAGATTAA
- the LOC126995718 gene encoding zinc finger C4H2 domain-containing protein-like isoform X3, with protein sequence MCVLNFRAKVVAVERLRGRLAQEVEVVQTEEASLAEYRAEMELLLQEKMAHVEELRQIHADINAMESIIKSAEDLRNKSLEHARRLYDEYHPLKQEVSRLAAQQLGHDLNLPNLAAEDDPVPPDFFEKAGVEWSMEHDDLRGGGLSLPSLGAMSAPPSFLSPQAPLPAPLRTTPHKADQRPLPPPPGPPTPSFRQQPPPMKSCLSCHQQIHRNAPICPLCKAKSRSRNPKKPKKKD encoded by the exons ATGTGCGTGTTGAATTTTAG GGCCAAGGTGGTGGCTGTGGAGCGGCTGCGGGGGCGGCTGGCACAGGAGGTTGAGGTGGTGCAGACAGAGGAGGCCAGTCTAGCTGAGTATCGTGCAGAGATGGAACTGCTGCTGCAAGAAAAGATGGCCCATGTAGAGGAACTGCGCCAGATTCATGCTGACATTAATGCG ATGGAAAGCATCATCAAGTCAGCAGAAGACCTACGGAACAAGAGTCTTGAACATGCCCGACGCCTCTATGACGAGTATCACCCCCTAAAGCAGGAGGTGAGTCGTCTGGCAGCACAGCAGCTTGGACATGACCTCAATCTGCCCAACCTTGCTGCAGAAGATGACCCAGTCCCACCAGA CTTCTTTGAGAAAGCGGGAGTGGAATGGAGCATGGAACATGATGACCTGCGTGGTGGTGGCCTGAGCCTGCCGTCGCTTGGGGCAATGAGTGCTCCTCCATCATTCCTGTCACCTCAGGCCCCTCTGCCTGCCCCACTCAGAACGACCCCACACAAGGCTGATCAAAGgccgttacctcctcctccaggacCTCCTACCCCATCATTTAG GCAACAGCCACCGCCAATGAAGTCATGTCTCAGTTGTCATCAACAAATTCATCGGAATGCACCAATCTGTCCACTGTGCAAGGCCAAATCTCGCTCCCGTAACCCCAAGAAACCCAAAAAGAAAGATTAA